One Nothobranchius furzeri strain GRZ-AD chromosome 7, NfurGRZ-RIMD1, whole genome shotgun sequence genomic window, cgtaagcctttgcaagaggattcaggtagatgggaacagtaccatctcggactttgtatgctagtgttagcaatttgaatttgatgcgtgctgctagcggtagccagtggagctcaatgaacagaggggtgacgtgtgctctttttggctgattgaagaccagacgagcctctgcgttctggaccattttaagaggtctcacaatacaggctggaagaccagttagaagagcattgcagtaatcgaagcgggagatgacagtagattgcaccaggagctgggtggcatgttgtgttaggtatggtctgatctttcgtatgttatacagcgcaaagcggcatgaacgagcaacagaggcaacatgatctttaaaggtcaggtgttcatcaatcaaggTTTCTTCATGTTCAAAGGGAgatttcttctccactgtcgccaAATGATTGTTTAGTAtgcggattgctgtaaagactctgacacgtcagtgactcgatgcaacctgctgggttccttatataggaaactttttacttattggcttaatgaactgaactaaatgaactggaatgtttactgtgcgaAGTGCATTGAGATGACTCTTTTTGTGATTTGCGCTATATaaacaaacttgaattgaatagaactATGGTACTTCAAACATGCATGTGAAAGATGTCAAAGTTCAGTGTGTGGTGAAAAAAAACAACCAGGTAGTCCAGATATATGTCTATGCATCCCACATGGTGAAACAATGCAGGTAATACTCTGTATGCTGttttttgctaacaaagacatttGAAAGCAATTTTTTACCGTCAGCTTTGCTCCTTGCATTATTACAGTAGAACGAGAAGAAAGGATTTTTTTATGAAGCGCCTCTTTATATAAAAATTACAAGAATCATAAAtagttatttaaaaaatgaaaaataaatagcttttaatgttatgatggtGTGAAATCATTGCCTGTTATGTTTGTAAATATATTGTGAATAATACACTTCTTGATAAGAAGAAAATCATGAATCAAACTGAAATCACAATCCCTGCCAGAAAAATGAACATAATTCAGTATTTTTCTGAAATTGTTCAGCCTTAGTAAAGTGAAGATGTTTAAATAAGATATTGAATTGATTTCAGTTTTGTAGGTTCTTTATTGAAAGTCGTTAATTAAGaacagcaggagataggtgtaggaggctgttttcatgttcagcctgcatgaaaatccccGAGAGACTGTAACGTCCAggtatggtcagttttcacctacagattgacctacatgccaccggtcatgtacagacataaattccattctctaaggtggattttacattctaccttccaacaagcccagaaggttctgcagctctgaacacatgaaaatgtattgtcaacatcatgttcccttctcaaggttcttctctgccaagcctgtctgcttatctaggctgtcctgcacagaataacggactgaaccgttataatagtaaataatcatatggtcgaatgaacaataatggttgatgaataataataatgttttgattaatctgtgcttaaattaataaggttgattaatctgtgcttaaattaataaggttgattaatctgtgcttgaattactgaagttgaaatgaatattattatgatgatcagtaatgtttgatatcacaagtgaatcattatctactctcaggcacaaggttcattagatataaattaaagttaaagcaacgtcactgcacatagatattttcttacccacaaatcagagcatcctgtatctgaaagaaggcgtgatgttctgagggttattgttaacacctcttaacatggtaCATTCTgactggccaagtaaatcataatatgagaatattaaaacagagtcaCTTGCGAAGTGATTCATCATTCCATCATTCTGTGAGTGCCACTGGCCTCGAGAGGAGTGGGCTGTCCGATTGGTTCCTCTACTTACCGGGAAAGCACGGAGTGCGTATGTTTTGATGGACATTGCTGATTCTTACACATACGACAAGGTTAAATATGCCATTCTCACCAAATATGAAATAACCGCCGACACTTACAGGAGGAGTTTTCGATCCCTGGACATTCATTAGGGTGAGACACCAAAAGAACTATATGTTCGACTCAAGGACTTGTTTTACAAGTGGGTCAAACCAGAGCAGTCCACAGTGAAGGATATTTCAGAACTGATGATCATGGAGCAGTTTCTGAGGATGGTGAATCCTGACTTGGAAGTGTGGATCCGAGAACGAGCCCCAGAGTCTGCAGAAAAAGCGGCAAGTTTGGCTGAGGTCTTTCTATCAGCGAGGACGGGTGCCAGAAGAACCAACTTTGGGCGTGACAACTTCTCTGCAGGAAGAAGTAAGTCTGATGGGGGTGAAAGGGTTGGTGGTGCAGCTCAGGCTAGGAATTATTCAAGTAACAGATCATTTCCTGTAGCTAAACCAAATCCGGCTAAACGTGTATTTTCATCGTCAAAGCAAGATGTGAGGTGTTTTCAATGTAATAGGATAGGTCATACACAGTATACATGTCCTGCCACTACACAGAGTAAACCCTCCCTTTTGTGTTCAGTCCCAAGACCAACTTCTCCATCCCTTGTTCATGAACCTGCCCGAACAGTACCTGTGCTAGTAAATGGTCAGCGTGAAGTAGCTTTATTAGACACAGGAAGCTTTAAGTCTGTGGTCCTTTCCAGTTTGGTGCCAAGAGAGTTGTGGGGTGAtgctaaaacaaaaataagttgCATTCATGGTGATGAGATGGAGTATCCGGTAGCAGAGGTTTATTtgactataggaggtcaaacattTTTATTACCGGTGGCATTAGCTCCAAGGCTGCCTTATGCTGTCATTTTGGGTCTAGATTTTCCCACTCTGCCTGATTTGGTGTCCAGTGTAGATTCTGATCTGACTTTTGCAGATGGTCAGGAAGCTGCAGGGTTACAAAAAGTAGTCTCCATGGCTAATCCGGAACCTCCTGCTCCTCTGTGTAGTCTGGTTACTACTAGAGCACAGAAAGCACAAAACCCACTTCAGGACTTGCCATTCTATGATGTTGAATTGGAAGCAGGTTTGGTAAAGCCAGCAAAATCTAGAGCTCAAAGGAGAAAGGAAAAGTTTTTGGCGTCACCCAAACCAGACGTGGAAGAACAGAGTAAGCCCTGCTCTTCACTTGACTTTGACATTCCCTCTGATATATCTGCACATCAGAGGTCAGACCCAACATTAAAACCATGGTTTGATAAAGTAACAGAGGGGGAGGGACAGACACATGGCAAAGTAGACATTTTGGAAGAGGCAACCTATGCTGTGAAGAAAGGTGTCCTTTATCAGATTAAAGGTAAAACGGAAGCCATTGCTTTACCACAGCAGCTGAGGCAAAAAGTGATGGAAATTGGTCATTCTGTCCCTTGGGCTGGGCATCTTGGATTTCAGAAATCCCTCCACAGAATAGCAAGTCGGTTTGTGTGGCCAGGCATGTACACTCAGGTTCAACAGTTCTGTTCTTCATGCCACACATGTCAGTTGACATCTAACAGAGGTGTTAACCGGGCCCATCCACAGCCTTTACCAATTATAGAAACACCTTTTCACACAATAGGAATGGATGTGGTAGGCCCATTAGAGAAGAGTTCCTCTGGCAACCGTTACATTCTAGTGATTTGTGATTATGCTACAAGATACCCTGAAGCTTTTCCGTTAAGATCTGTGAAGGCGAAACAAGTAGCTAATTGCTTACTGCAACTGTTTCACGTGTAGGCATTCCTAATGAAGTCCTTACAGACTGTGGGACTAACTTTCTGTCAAAACTGTTAAAGCAGGTTTATCAGCTGTTAGGTATAAAGGGTATAAAAACCACCCCATACCACCCCCAGTCAGACGGACTGGTTGAACGTTTTAACCAAACGCTGAAAAATATGCTACGCAAGTTTGTTTCAGAGACTGGTGCAGATTGGGACAAATGGCTGCCCTATATGCTCTTTGCATATTGTGAAGTTCCACAAGCCTCAACTGGATTCTCCCCATTCGAACTGTTATATGGACGGCAGGTGAGGGGGCCTCTAGATCTTCTAAAGGAGCAATGGGAGAGCCCAAGCCCATCTGGAGAGAATGTAGTCTCCTATGTGATAAAAATGAGGGAGAAACTTGAACAAATGGCTGTGCTGGCGCAACAAAACATGAAAATGGCTCAAACTAAGCAGAAGGCCTGGTATGACAAAAATGCCAGAGAGAGGAGTTTTCATCCTGGACAGCAAGTGTTGTTACTGCTTCCCACTACTGACAATAAGCTTCTTGCTAAATGGCAGGGGCCACATAAGATCACAAGATGTATTGGGAAGCTTAATTATGAACTGTTTTTGCctgaaaggaagaaaaaacatcaaaccTTCCATGTGAATCTTCTGAAGCAGTACCACAGTGCACAGCCCCAGTCTGCCATGTCATCTGCTTCACAGCCATCTCAACCGGAGCCATTGGAACAGGAGAAGCCCACAGAGACAGTGTTGCCTCAACTCTTTGTGCGTGTGGTGGAGGATGACGAAGAAGGTGAGCTATTCTTCCCTGCCAGTGCTTCAGAACCAGCTTCACTTCTCCTCTCTCATCTCCAGCCAGCTCAGCAAGAGGGTTTAAAGCCTCTACTGGATCCAGAGTTGTTTCAGGAAAAACCTGGCTTCACCAACCTGATTCAACATAAGGTTCACCTCAGAGATGACGCAGCACCCCGTAGGAAGTTCTATAGGACCCCAGAGCGTCTGGTCCCACAACTCAAGAAGGAAATTGAATTCATGTTGCAGCTGGGGATTATCAAGCCTTCAGTGAGTGAATGGTGCAGTCCAGTGGTGCTAGTGCCCAAGAAAGATGGCACTTTGAGGTTTTGCATTGACTTCAGGTATCTTAATGCTGTCTCTAAATTTGATCCCTATCCAATGCCTCGCATCGATGAACTTTTGGAGAGAGTCGGGAGATGCAATTTCATCACAACCTTGGACCTCAGCAAGGGCTACTGGCAGCTGGCCCTGGCACCAGAAGCAAAGGAGTTGACAGCCTTCAAGACACCGTTTGGGGTTTTCCAGTTCCAGGTGATGCCGTTTGGTTTGCAGGGAGCACCAGCGACATTTCAGCGCCTCATGGACCAGGTGCTGATGGAGGCCTCAGACTTTGCTGCAGCCTATTTGGATGATGTGGTGATCTTCAGCCAGACATGGGAGGagcatcttcatcatcttcagcATGTTCTTCATCTCATTAAATCGGCGGGCCTCACCATAAATCCTCACAAATGTATGTTTGCACAAAGTCAGGTGGAGTACCTGGGTTATGTGGTTGGGAATGGACAAGTCAAACCTCAGGtggggaaggtagaagctatccaTGCATACCCAGTGCCTGCAACAAAAAGGAAGGTGCGTGCTTTTATTGGACTTGTGGGGTGGTACAGTAAATTCATTCCCCATTTTGCAGAGAGAGCTGCTGTTCTCACTGATCTGACAAGAGCTTCAGCACCAAATAAGGTCAGATGGACAGAAGAATGCAATAAAGCTTTTAACGACCTGAAGTCAGCAATCTCAAGTGACTCTGTTCTCTACAGTCCAGACTTTAATGAACCCTTTATTTTGCAAACAGACGCCTCTGGAGTAGGTCTTGGTGCGGTGTTGCTCCAGGACACTGATGGTGAGAGGCATCCCATTGTGTTTCTCAGCAGAAAGCTTCAGGAAAGGGAGACCAGGTATTCCACGGTCGAGAAGGAGTGTCTCGCACTTAAATGGGCAGTGGAATCACTGAGGTACTATCTGTTGGGGCGACATTTTACCCTTGAGACGGATCATTGGGCACTGCAATGGTTAAATAAAATGAAAGACTCTAACATGCGTGTTACAAGATGGTATCTTACATTGCAACCTTTTAATTTTACAATACGGTATCGGTCAGGGAAGTCTAACCTTGTGGCCGATTCTCTGTCTCGTATGTATGATGAGTGAACATCTGTTGTCCTAAGTGAAGGGGGAGGAAATGTAATGGAGACCAGGGGTTCCATTCATTATGATTAATGTTCTGTTATTTCTGATTGAgttacagacaaaaggttttgttattgaagttatttattttttgttggacatttaaaacagattctttggaggcagagggactggccacccttcctgtgtaaaaaggaaatgtttgttaaatgtcaatttgtgtttaagttgatctccaaagtttcactcacctttctggtgttgtctcctcagcagggcggggcagcaaagggaagtttgtgtcccaggtgctgcttttaagctgctggagaataccacttaaataaggaggggtgattcttggaggagttatgtgaaacctagtttcttttgtttgattgaacttggatttatttagtgtgatttgtatttatgtaaataacgtttggtaccatttattattttggtggttgggttctgtaaataatatttagttattatttctttgattacccctcttcatggtttcttccaatcagtcacttagttataaaaggcagtgagtgttggtgttagaaaatgttggtgttggtgacaaacatgttgcaataaagccacctcaacctgatttatttgtttgcctctccttcaaaccacgtgccgccgccggtcaaaactgacagtgagattcagcatcctgttagttgagctaactctgactggaaatcggaggaaaactctctagccaccgcatctcttgacaagctttcgacaagctaaaagttGCCTACAGCTGACGCAGCAaaatggttccttcagctattcagaaacagctgctctagacgcaaacaatttcatctatctgttgtgatccggtacttcggtaccttggggtcacccgaccccccgacatctcggatccgaaagggagtctccttaggggtacgtagaacacaacatgattgcgtctgacgccgttttgataagaaccaacttcatagcttaatgcaaaccaaattcttttcacgcccagaactcagttcttctagatacaaggttctgataaacacacaccattcaatcaccatacatcacatcccatccacttagattcatccatcacagtagtcttggttaacttgtcatgtttttatttgtttagaaaaaaaattctcatcttttataaacctgactctgtctgaattgagacgaagtgtgtttgatccctgaaaaagcaaagaatcctagaatcttctgattgaacatccaaagaccaaacaggttgatatatatttatatagaatatcacatattATTGGTCATAACTAAAggcaatatattaagcttaaaagcaacaatatttaacccTCTACAAGACTAACCCTGCTGCCTCTCCCTTTCCTCCCATAAGACCTCCAGCTGCACCAGTTGGGTGGTGTAGTGGTGTGGGGTGTTTGATGTAATGCTCCTCCGAACATCAGCAACAAACACAGGAGCTAAAACACCACTCATCCATGCTTCTCTCTGCTCTTCTCCAAGGTATCGGTAAGAATGTCATCTGTGATAGGACAGCCACTCCTCTGGATGCCTTCCGCATGATGTCAGCTGCCCAGTATTACCCAAAGCTGCTAAGCATTATGGGAAATGTGCTACGTTTCCTGCCAGCCTTTGTTCGAATGAAGGAGCTGTTGGAGGAAGGTTACGTTGGAAAACTTCTTGTCTGTGAGGCGCAGGTATGATGGAAATACATAATCTActgtaatattaaacaatgaTCATAACTCGTACAAAGGAAGCATCCAGCTGCAGTCTGACATGGTGATTGAGTGTCCTCATAATGGTTCGTCAAATATCATATAACATTTGAAGATATGGCATCCTTTCATGTTGTATGTACTGTGTCCCAAAGGTCCACAGCGGGAGTCTCCTGGGGAAGAAATACAATTGGAGCTGTGATGAGATGATGGGTGGTGGCGGTTTGCATTCTGTAGGCAGCTACATCATCGACCTGCTCACTTTTCTGACTGGTCAGCGTGCTGTCAAAGTCCATGGCTTCCTCAAGACGTTTGTCAAACAGACCGACCACATCCGGGGCGTCCGGCAGATCACAAGTGATGACTTCTGCACATTCCAGATGGTACTGGAAGGAGGCGCCTGCTGCACGGTCACGCTCAACTTCAACGTGCCTGGAGAGTTCCGTCAGGAGGTCGTCGTGGTGGGGACCGTCGGCAGGTTAATGGTCACTGGCTCAGACCTTCACGGACAGAAGAACAGTGGTGGAGGAGGTGGTGGTTCTGAGCTCCTGCTCAAAGACACCACTCCTCTAGAGAAGGCCTCCCTACCAGAAAAGGCGTTAAGTGACATTCCATCACCTTATCTTATTGGGACAATCTGCATGATCCAGGCTGTTCAGCAGGCCTTTCAAGACCAGGACGACCGACACACCTGGGATGGGAGGCCCCTCACTATGGCCGCCACCTTTGAGGACTGCCTTTATGCTCTTTGTGTGGTGGACACGATCAAGAAGTCCAACCAGTGTGGAGAATGGCAAAACATTGTGGTGATGAAAGAAGAACCGGAAGTCAGCCCTGCTTATTTAATCAGTGAGGCCATGAGACGGAGCAGGATGTCCCTCTACTGTTAGCGCCAGCTAGTATGATGCTGGAGTTTCTTCTAAGAATCCATCTGTGGTTTCACAGCTTCAGCTTAAGGACACAAGCAACATAATAATGATCAACCTTTTAATTGATAAGGAAGCATCAAATGTTTGAGACTCGTTTGGAGCTCAGATGGATCCAGTTAAGCTAGTTTtcgctactcagcctaaaacagctctgtacaacTTGGTTTGAGTTAGTCCATCCGAGTGTCGTTGTGCCCTAGCCAGTTCTGTCGTAGAGTGGGTGTGagggtgtgtgggggtgggggtgggggggcttgatttttttactcatgacaaaataACAAGGTGCTCAGTAAAAGGTGTGAGGGAACCTGTATGTTCCACACAAACAAaactcagctgaaaaatgttggatATTTTGATAAATTGTATggttttttgtcagactctgatccaggaaatggctgcagtcaGTGAAACAGAAAGCAAAAAACTCTGGAGCAACCATTGACtctgccccctagccaatcagcggccagaatcgcgatgctgccctgactcacgcctgatttatacttctctattTGCATCGGTGCAGAGACGTTGGCACGAGGACTCTCTGACGGGCTCACAGAGGCTGATGGAGTCTTGCCCAAAATGAttattaatattatatattaatTATGGAAATCCCACTGCAGCTTTTAATGGCTTTTCTACTGCAGCTCTCGTTTCTGATGGTGGTGAAGAGCTACGTTAGGTTCATGTACCAGGCCTGATGACCTAATGAGCCAGAGCTGTTCAGGATTTACTTCATTCACAAATATATTCAAGCTCATTGTAAAATTCAGGATCATTAAgtgtgttgtttttttaaagctgtctgattttatttattttatttgatacATCTTCTGTTTGTGGAATGAGAAACAGCAGGCTAACTAAATAAAAGATACAAACACTGAAGGTGGTCCTGGTTTTGCACTctgcatttttattttgttgattcTCTTTGATTCCAGGAGCAGGGAGGAGTTGCAATGAAAACTCTCATTGTGGGAATGAAGGATGTTACCAAGCAACCAGACGCCACAATGACAAAACTCTGAACTGTCACGGAGCACACCTCCTTCTGTTGTATGTGAACACTGAACGATTTGGGTTGGGATTATTTTCCTTTTTCTGAATCTTTTCTGGGTCAAACTTGAGCTCTGATCTGTGAGTGGCGCCATTTTATCCACTAACATTAGGAGACAAATAAAACTAGTAAACCTAGATCCTAATGGGTTTACTGGTTCATGGAGTCTGGTAGGACATCTCCAGTTGCTTTTCAGAACAAGTCCCCATAATCCTGGGGTGAGCATGAAGCCAACAAGTAAGTGGTAAAAATTGCACCCTCGTCCACTAGGTCCTAGAGCTGGCAGCAGAAGAGAgctaatcctcattgactcccatgttaaaaatcagaggtgctgaaaaaaatcaattcaagtctgaatcgggattcttatttataaagattcagaatcgattcacaaaggttcagaatcgattccaggaactcaaatgtttgg contains:
- the gfod1 gene encoding glucose-fructose oxidoreductase domain-containing protein 1 isoform X1 gives rise to the protein MLPGVGVFGTSLTARVIIPLLKNEGFAVKALWGRTQEEAEELAKEMNVPFYTNRIDDVLLHQDVDLVCINLPPPLTRQIAVKTLGIGKNVICDRTATPLDAFRMMSAAQYYPKLLSIMGNVLRFLPAFVRMKELLEEGYVGKLLVCEAQVHSGSLLGKKYNWSCDEMMGGGGLHSVGSYIIDLLTFLTGQRAVKVHGFLKTFVKQTDHIRGVRQITSDDFCTFQMVLEGGACCTVTLNFNVPGEFRQEVVVVGTVGRLMVTGSDLHGQKNSGGGGGGSELLLKDTTPLEKASLPEKALSDIPSPYLIGTICMIQAVQQAFQDQDDRHTWDGRPLTMAATFEDCLYALCVVDTIKKSNQCGEWQNIVVMKEEPEVSPAYLISEAMRRSRMSLYC
- the gfod1 gene encoding glucose-fructose oxidoreductase domain-containing protein 1 isoform X2 — protein: MMSAAQYYPKLLSIMGNVLRFLPAFVRMKELLEEGYVGKLLVCEAQVHSGSLLGKKYNWSCDEMMGGGGLHSVGSYIIDLLTFLTGQRAVKVHGFLKTFVKQTDHIRGVRQITSDDFCTFQMVLEGGACCTVTLNFNVPGEFRQEVVVVGTVGRLMVTGSDLHGQKNSGGGGGGSELLLKDTTPLEKASLPEKALSDIPSPYLIGTICMIQAVQQAFQDQDDRHTWDGRPLTMAATFEDCLYALCVVDTIKKSNQCGEWQNIVVMKEEPEVSPAYLISEAMRRSRMSLYC